One window of Siniperca chuatsi isolate FFG_IHB_CAS linkage group LG15, ASM2008510v1, whole genome shotgun sequence genomic DNA carries:
- the gnmt gene encoding glycine N-methyltransferase isoform X1 has translation MSVDSVFRTRSLGVAAEGLPDQYADGKAAKVWELYIGDTQSRTQEYKSWVVSLLKEQGVRRVLDVACGTGVDSIMLVEEGFNMVSVDASDKMLKYALKSRWERRKEAAFDQWVIEEANWLTLSEDIQKPGDGFDAVICLGNSFAHLPDFKGDQSDQKLALQNIASMVRPGGILIIDHRNYDYILETGRAPQGKNIYYKSDLTQDISTSVLWVNNKPHMITLDYTIHVPQATLRNLPEVSKFRLSYYPHRLESFKSLLKEAFNCKMEHSVYGDFKTYVPGQTQAPCYFIHVCKKTA, from the exons ATGTCGGTCGACAGCGTGTTTAGGACCCGCTCTCTCGGTGTGGCCGCTGAGGGTCTTCCTGATCAATATGCCGACGGCAAAGCAGCGAAGGTGTGGGAGCTGTATATCGGAGACACGCAGAGTAGGACGCAGGAATACAAAAGCTGGGTGGTGTCTTTGCTGAAAGAGCAAGGGGTGCGGAGAGTGCTGGATGTAGCCTGCGGAACAGG agtTGACTCCATTATGTTGGTGGAGGAGGGGTTTAATATGGTGAGCGTGGATGCCAGCGACAAAATGCTCAAGTATGCACTGAAGTCAAgatgggagagaagaaaagaagcagCTTTTGACCAGTGGG TGATTGAAGAGGCCAACTGGTTGACATTATCAGAGGATATTCAGAAACCAGGGGATGGCTTTGACGCTGTTATCTGCCTTGGCAACTCATTCGCCCACTTACCAGACTTTAAAG GTGACCAGAGTGACCAAAAGCTGGCCCTTCAGAACATTGCCAGTATGGTCAGACCAGGTGGGATCCTTATCATTGACCACCGTAATTACGACTATATCCTGGAGACCGGCCGGGCGCCACAAGGCAAAAATATCTACTATAAG AGTGATCTAACTCAGGACATCTCCACTTCGGTGCTGTGGGTCAACAATAAGCCCCATATGATCACTCTGGACTACACCATCCACGTGCCCCAGGCCACCCTCCGCAATCTCCCTGAAGTCAG TAAATTCCGTCTGTCCTATTACCCTCATCGTCTGGAGAGCTTCAAATCTTTGCTGAAAGAGGCCTTCAACTGCAAAATGGAGCACAGCGTCTACGGAGATTTCAAGACGTACGTCCCTGGCCAGACCCAGGCCCCGTGCTACTTCATCCATGTCTGTAAGAAGACAGCCTAA
- the gnmt gene encoding glycine N-methyltransferase isoform X2 gives MPTAKQRRVDSIMLVEEGFNMVSVDASDKMLKYALKSRWERRKEAAFDQWVIEEANWLTLSEDIQKPGDGFDAVICLGNSFAHLPDFKGDQSDQKLALQNIASMVRPGGILIIDHRNYDYILETGRAPQGKNIYYKSDLTQDISTSVLWVNNKPHMITLDYTIHVPQATLRNLPEVSKFRLSYYPHRLESFKSLLKEAFNCKMEHSVYGDFKTYVPGQTQAPCYFIHVCKKTA, from the exons ATGCCGACGGCAAAGCAGCGAAG agtTGACTCCATTATGTTGGTGGAGGAGGGGTTTAATATGGTGAGCGTGGATGCCAGCGACAAAATGCTCAAGTATGCACTGAAGTCAAgatgggagagaagaaaagaagcagCTTTTGACCAGTGGG TGATTGAAGAGGCCAACTGGTTGACATTATCAGAGGATATTCAGAAACCAGGGGATGGCTTTGACGCTGTTATCTGCCTTGGCAACTCATTCGCCCACTTACCAGACTTTAAAG GTGACCAGAGTGACCAAAAGCTGGCCCTTCAGAACATTGCCAGTATGGTCAGACCAGGTGGGATCCTTATCATTGACCACCGTAATTACGACTATATCCTGGAGACCGGCCGGGCGCCACAAGGCAAAAATATCTACTATAAG AGTGATCTAACTCAGGACATCTCCACTTCGGTGCTGTGGGTCAACAATAAGCCCCATATGATCACTCTGGACTACACCATCCACGTGCCCCAGGCCACCCTCCGCAATCTCCCTGAAGTCAG TAAATTCCGTCTGTCCTATTACCCTCATCGTCTGGAGAGCTTCAAATCTTTGCTGAAAGAGGCCTTCAACTGCAAAATGGAGCACAGCGTCTACGGAGATTTCAAGACGTACGTCCCTGGCCAGACCCAGGCCCCGTGCTACTTCATCCATGTCTGTAAGAAGACAGCCTAA